In the Gorilla gorilla gorilla isolate KB3781 chromosome 1, NHGRI_mGorGor1-v2.1_pri, whole genome shotgun sequence genome, AATGTTCAGGACACTGGCAGGCAGGTGGCATCAGGAACAAAGTAGGATATAAggaggtcgggcacagtggctcacacctgtaaccccagcactttggaaggccgaggcgggtggatcccctgaggtcaggagctcgagaccagcctggtcaaaatggcaaaacctcctctccacaaaaatacaaaaattagccgggcttggtggcacgtgcctgtaatcccagctactcgggaggctcaggcaggagaatcgcttgaacccagagggtggaggttgtaatgagctgagactgcaccactgcactccagcctgcaagactccgtctcaaaataaataaataaataaataaataaataaataaataaataaataaagtaggatAAGGGCTGACAGATAACAACATCCCAGCCTGCTGCTACACCTCAGGCCAGGTCAGTGCAAGCCCAGGTTTCCTAAGGCCTATAGCAGTAACAGACAAAAACAGCTGACTCCGAAGGCCCTGATCTTAAAGCTATAAATAAGTTGCCaaaagcatggtggctcaaacctgtaatcccaacactttgcgaggccgatgtgggtggatcacctgaggtcaagagttcaagaccagaccggccaacatagtgaaatcctgtctctaataaaaatacaaaaattagccaggtgttatggtggcaggtgcctgtaattccagctactcaggaggctgaggcaggagaatttgctcaaacctgggaggcggaggttgcagtgagctgatcacaccactgcactccagcctgggcgacaaagcaagactccatctcaaaaaaaaaaaaaaaaaaaaaaagaagttgccaAACAGAAATAATTCTTCAGCAGCAACCAGGCCTAGCAGTTTAGATGTATCCCAGGCTAGAAAGCCTCAAAAACTTTGTAGATGCCATCTTGAGACAATGTATTGTTTTGAGTGCCTCTTCAAAGGGTCTCCATGCCGGAGGGACACACTCAGCCCTATACCTGAAAGTAATGGGATAGGCAGAAGTAATGGTGAAGAGTCTTGCCCTGGAAATAAAATGGGGTCGAATCTAATGGGGCTCCTgctttctctgtgtttttgtAACTGCTTCTCCCTGTTGATTTTCGTACAACACTAAGCAATACAATTCTCAGAAGAGAGTATATTAGTCCTCAGGGGCAGCAAGAAAGTGACCCTTCAGCCAGTTTTAGGAATCCTGAACCCAAACCAGATAGAGGCTACACTGTGAGTGGCTGGAGAGCCGGGAACAATGCCTTCACACTCAGAGCAACGGCACTCTCGGCTCCCACATCCACCTGTGAATGACGCTTTACTAAGTGTTTTAACTCTCACTACCAGGCAAGGCAAATTCTATTAATTCAGTTTTACAAATTAGGAGATTGATGTGGACAGAAGGGTAGGTAGTGATTTGCCCAAAAATCAGACCAGGCATTTAAATCCCAGTCTTCTGACCTATTGCCATTAATGGAGAAAAGTAGGCCGTTAACTGGCAGAGGGAACCTATCCTttcttgctacttttttttttttttttttttttgagacagagtctggctctgtcatgatcttggctaactgcaacctccgcctccctagttcaagcaattcccctgcctcagcctcctgagtagctgggattacaggtgcacacgaccacgtcccgctaatttttttgtatttttagtagtgacagggtttcaccatgttggccagactggtcttgaactctcgacctcaggcaatccacccgccttgacttcccaaagtgctgggattacaggtgtaagccactctTGCTACCTTTTATAATGACTGCAAGGCTCCTCTCCCAAAGGAAATATCAGGCATTACTGACTTTGGAGGATGAAACAAAGACACTATTAACCCTCATCCACCAGATTTCACTTTAACACCCAAGGGTGCCCTCATCAAATCCCAGTTAGAATCGCCAGCACTCAGCAGGGGTGGCAAACACAATGCCTCCAAGCCCTAATGGCTAAAGCAGGCAGAATGGAACACAAGAGGTAACAACAGGTAAAGGAGGATTGCAGgggagagcagaggagaggaCAGCAGAGAGCAGCCAACACCCGGTAAAGGCATTCaagttcaatatttaaaaatcctgccggctgggtgcagtggctcacgcaccTGTactccgagctactcaggaggaggctgaggtgggagtatcacttgaagcGATCTGAGTTCAGATCAGTCTGGGTAACAAGGCAAGACCACCGCCCCCTCCATCTAAAAATCCtgagcaacatttttttttttgagacagagtctcgctgtgtcgcccaggctggagtgcagtgacacaatctcagctcattgcaacctccgcctcccaggttcaagcgattctcctgcctcagcctcccaggtagctggggttataggcacctgccaccacgcctggctaatttttgtattttcagtagagacacggtttcaccatgttggccaggctgatctggaactcctgacctcaagtgatccgcctgcctcggccccccaaagtgctgggattacaggcatgacccaacGCGCCCTGCCCAATTATTTATGTTATCTTTTTCCACTTGGCCAAATGTTAAAAAGTTATTTCTCATTTATGATCAAGATTTTGACCAGCATCTCACTTGCAGTCACTGTTCTTAGTATTATAACTGACAGCAGGATTATCGCTTGGCTCTTCAGCACTGAGTTCAAATTTCTCAGATGCAGTTTATGAGCTCATGCAGGCTACAGAGGCAGGAGGTCAATCCCAggtgaaaacaaatgaaatgctTCAAAGGAGCTAGTAACTAAGCATCCTAAAGCACTTAACTAGTTAATTATCTGGTGAGAAGCAAATGTAAACAAATTGCTCCGAAAAAGGTCCCTCAGAGTGTGGGCTCAGGCCTAACAGCCAGGGCTGGACCGACCACATGATTTCCTCCCCCGGACCAGGAATAATAGCACCTACACCTCACAAGGTCACTGCTAATGACTGTAAAAATGCACTCCCCCTGGGCTGTAGGCAGCCATACAACATATATCTTAGAAGCTCTTCCAAAAAGGGCCCGAGGGACTTGGGAGCTTCCCACAGGCTGCGCGCTTGTTCGCCAGTGAGATGAACAACTAGACAGCAGAAACACTACTGACATATGGAAGGTCACAAATGTTTTTATAAGCTAGGAAGGGCTGGGCTGGGAATTGTTCTCAAGGTCAGTGAAGAGTGGTGACAGTCCTGACCTTTCCAGACTCAAGTCATACTTTCCTTCTATACAATCTCATCTAATTGCCATGGCCCCTGAAGAATGCAATTTTAGCTGtacatatttattattccttttagAAAGGAATGACCGTTATTTCCTGTGTTCCTTTTATAAGGGAACGAGTTTGTTGGAGGGAGGGGCTGGCTTACTGTGATAGGCATTTTGAAATGTCTCACCGTCAAGGACAAGATTGTCTGTCtcggaccgggcgcggtggctcatgcctgtaatcctaacactttgggaggcctatgtgggcagattacctgagctcaggagttccggaccagcttgggcaacatggtgaacccatctctactaaaatacaaaacatgagtcgggcatggtgacatgagcctgtagtcccagctacttgggagggtgaggcatgagaactgcttgaacccggaaggcagaggttcagtgagcagaaattgcaccactgcactctagcctgggtgacagagagaaactccatctcaaaaaaaaaaaaaaaaattatctgtctcCATACAGACTATTGGGGTTTGTTGCTAATTTCTGTGGGGCATGGTTTTACCTTAATATCCTGCACAGAGCTAGATGTTAAAGAGAAGGATGCTTGGTAGGAGCAAACAGTTTTAAGAAAAACACtcaaaggccaggcgtggtggctcacgcttgtaatcccagcattttgggaggccgaggcgggcggatcatgaggtcatgagtttgagaccggcctagccaacacagtgaaaccccatctctactaaaaatacaaaaattggctgggtgtagtggcgggcacctgtaatcccagctacttgggaggctgaggcaggagaatcgctcgaacccgggaggcagaggttgcagcgagctgagatcgcgccactgctctccagcctcggcgacagagctagactccgtctcaaaaaaacaaaacaaaacaaaaacactcaagAAGAGAAATCTCTATGGAtactacattaaaatttttttattttattttatactttggccACAGATTTAAGTAGCTAAACTCAACCTTCTCCTAGGAAACCAACAGGTCAGTAGTTTTCCTGACAGAACACACCTTGTAGAGGCTAGCTACCTGATACAGCCAGAAACTGATGCTAGCTGTCGGGGGCCAACAGCAGTGGAGAGGTGGAAACTGGAAAGCGCTGGCCCCTGGAATGTTTTCAGTCATCAGACCTAGACAACTGTGACTTTTCTCTGCAGGACTGCACCAACAGTTTTAGAAAGACGCACTAAATCCTCTCCTGTCATAGAAGTAAAAACAAGAAGGTCTGTGATTGCTGGAATTTCTAGCCCACGGCAACCATGGCAGCTCTCTTGATACCCAGAGCACGCTGGGAACAGGCCCTCCCATGCAGCCAATGAAAAAAGGGCTGAGAAGTTACTAGTGAAAAGCTCATTATCCTCCTTTCTTTGAAGCCACAGTGAAACCAACCTTTTTCCAGAGTCCCAGGGACAGACTGCTCAGCAGAATCATGCCTAAACTGCCCAACTGCTTCACAGAAAGCCCCTTCTGAGGACATCACAGTCCATAAGGCTCAACCTTTCCAGAAAGACTAGCACCAACTGAGAGGTGGCCCCTTTAGGCATGGTGTATCTGGAACTGTGCTTTCTGTGATACCACAAATCTTAAATGCCTTCTTTTTACTGCAGGGACAGACATAAAGAAATCAGCATCAGATAGCCCCAAACTAATTGATCTCTTTTTTCCCACTACCCatagcctttttttgttgttttgttgtacATGTTCCAAAATGACAGCAGCTACACAAAGCACTGGGGACCCCAGAGTGAAGCGGCAGTCACACTTTGGGGAGAATGGCCTCTTctccaaagaaagagaagaaaatcaaagTTCTGATCTCCTGAATTTAATCTAactatgggccaggtgtggtggctcacgcctgcaatcccagcactctgggaggctgaaacgggaggatcacttatgttcaggcattcgagaccaacatgggcaacatggtgaatccctgtctctacaaaaaaatcaaaaatagtcaggtgtggtggtgcatgcctgtagtcccagctactcaggaggttgaggctgaagtgggaggatgacttgagcctgggaggtcgagacagCAGTGAGTcatcattgcaccactgcgctcagcctgggtgacagagtgagaccctgtctgaaaaaaaaaaaaaaaatgtgtttgtcttttttttttttttgagacggagtttcgttcttgttgcccaggctggagtgcaatggtgcaatctcagctcaccgcaacctccacctcccaggttcaagcgattctcctgccttggcctcccgagtagctgggattacaggcatgcaccaccatacctggctaactttgtatttttagtagagacagggtttctccatgttggtcaagctggtctcgaactcctgacctcaggtgatccacctgcctcagcctcccaaagtgctggcattacaggcgtgagccatcatgcccggcaaaaaatttaaaacataaataaataaatctagctGTATCACtcttctgcttaaaaaaaaaaaaaaaaagttcaaagctCCTTGCATTTTCAGGACAAAGTTCAAGCTTCCAGAACCAAGTACAAGGAAGCCTTTCCCAATCTGGCCCCTACATACCTCTGTGGTCTCATCTCTTTCCACTCAACCCTGCCAACCCTCTCCCCTTCAGCCAGAAGGAAATACTTGTAGCCCTCCCAATGCTGTGTATTTGTCTCTCGGCCTCCTCATCCATGCCTGCTTTGGCCCTACACTCTACCTGCCTCTCCCAGACTTACCACTGCTTAATTCAACTAATCTTTCAAATCTTAACTTAGGCATCGTCTTCTCTACAAGACCTTCTCTGATCCAGCCATGGTACCCCACTTATGCCTCTTCCTGAAGGTGCTGCCGGACCTGTCTGACTCCCCCACTAAACAGGGCCTCCATGCCTGATATGCGATAGTTATTTAATGTTTAATGACACCTTCCTATGGACTCATACACCATCCAGCATCACTGATGGGGCAATGTTTGGATAACTGGCTCATGGGGGTATAAAGTAAACATAAATTTCAATTCTTAATCCAGAACACCAGTCATCCTTTAACTTATTCAAGATGCATTTTCTTCCCACTAGCTGCATGCCTTGAccttgagaaaaagaataaaaggaaacttgCAAGATACAGGGAAATCACAGAGGTTGTCAGTGCTTTATAATAACCACTGGtccaattacatttttatatcatcTGCTGCCTTCCCCTAGCTGGGTTAGCTCATTACCAGCActatgaactctttttttttgagacagagtctcactctgtcacccaggctggaatgcagtggtgcgatctctgctcactgcaacctccgcctcccaggttcaagagattctcctgcctcagcctccggagtagctgggattacaggcacctgccaccatgccaagctcatttttgtatttttaatagagacagggtttcaccatgttggccaggctggtcttgaactcgtgacctcaggtgatctgcccgcctcagcctcccaaagtgctgggattacaggcgtgagccaccacgcctggcatatTTTATTGATTGTCTTAAACAATTGGGGATATaggacgaaaccctgtctcaaaaaaaaaaaaaagaaaaagaaaaaagtgtttgcCATACTAACTAAAAGCAAAAAGTCTATTTACAGAATATGTGAGGGACTTCTCAAAGTCAGTCTTTCTCTAAATGACACAATAGGACTTGATACTAAGAATTCGGAAGCTATACAGGAAACAATGACCTCAGatgactcacacacacaaaaattcttccagtctgggcaatatggcaagaccctgtctccacaaaaaaattttctttttaaattagccaggcacatagtggtacacgcctgtgggcccagctactcaggaggctgaggctgcagtgagctgtatttcgaccactgcactccaaccttggcaacagagcaagaccctcctGCCTTAagaaaggggccaggcgcagtggctcatgcctgtaatcccagcactttgggaggccgaggcgggtggatcacgaggtcaggagatcgagaccatcctggctaacacagtgaaaccccatctctactaaaaatacaaaaaattagccaggcgtggtggtgggtgcctgtagtcccagctactccggaggctgaggcaggagaatggtgtgaacccgggaggcggagcttgcaatgagtcgagattgcgccactgcactccagcctgggcgacagagcgagactccgtctcggaaaaaaaaagggaaaaaaaaaagaaaaaaaaagaaaggaagggagagaggggagcagagggatgggagcagagggaggggaggggaggggagaaattCTACATGATGTCAaaaaatttttggctgggcatgatggctcatgcctgtaatcccagcaccttgggaggctgaggcgggtggagatTGCCTGAGACGGAAATTgcctgagactgcagtgagtgttccccactgcaccccagcctgggcaaaagagcaagactctgtctcaaagaaaaaagacaaaaattttctTGTGGTGTTGGAGGGCAGGGATCTCCAAAATCCTTTACTTCCAAGGATTAGAACTGCCCCTGGATTTTTGTGTAGTTTCAATTTTCCCATTTAGGTTATTAGTCTTCAcccagtttttgttgttttggagtAGAGTATTCAAAGCTCATTACCAGTAGGAAGAGGGGATAACTTGAAGCCAAGACTTTTACGCAATTGCCTATATATGAAAGACATGTATAGCCTGCAGTCCATTGGTTTCCCAGTGATGTGGACATATCATCTCCCTGGCTCCCCTCTTTCAAAAGTGCATATTTACAAGAacctttgtgaaatttgaaaaggGAATCAAATTCAAGACAGTGTTCAAATACAAGCCCAGacaaactattaaaaatgaaagctggctgagggcagtggctcatgcctgtaatcccagaactctgggaggctgaggcaggaggactgctagagcccaagaattcaaggttgcagtaagctataattatgccaccgcacttcagcctgggaaaccaaatgagaccctgtatctaaaataaataaataattttttttttttaatgaaagctggcaggcatagtggcacatgcctataatctacTGGgaggcccagcctgggcaatctcatctcaaaaaataaaaaaaaattttaaaaaaaaggccaggcgcagcggctcatgcctgtaatcccagcactttgggagcctaagacaggaggatcacttgaggccaggagttcgagaccagcgtggccaacatggtgaaaccccgtctctactaaaaatacaaaaattagctgggcgtggtagcatgcgccttgtaatcccagctactcgggaggctgaggcacgagaatcgcttgaacctgggaggtagaggttgcagtgagatgagattgagccactgcactccagcctgggcaatggagtaagACCttctctcaaacaaaaaaaaaaaaaggaaaagaaagaacaccCAATTCCCAAATTTTCCACATGTCCCCAGGTAGAGAGGTAGCAGCAAAATGCTAGAGAAAAAAAGCCCAGCCTTGAAGTCAGACACGCTTGGGATCAAATCCCAGCTTCccccagctgtgtgatcttgcgCAAAACAGGTTACTCTCGAAACCTccgtttccttgtctataaaaggGGGACAATGCCTCAACAGGTTGTTTCAAGgattcaattaaataaaatatattagagaACCTGCATTTTGGCAGAAGTGTTCATGATGCCAATAAGGCAAGGTTTGTGTTCTacctctgtagtttttttttttttttttttgatggagtttcactcttgttgcccaggctggaatgcaatggcatgatcccagctcactgcaacctccgcctcctcaagcaattctcctggctcagcctcccaagtagctgggattacaggtatgtaccatagggtccagctaatttttgtatttttagtagagatggggtttcaccatgttggccaggctggtctggaactcctaacttcaggttatccgcccacctcagcctcccacagtgctgggattacaggcgtgagccacagcacctggccgcggtacatttttaaaggatattaCTAAAGTAAGGGATAGCAGAAAGAACTCTGGCTTTCTGCCTCCGCTGCTGCCATGGCTTCTGTGAAAAAGCCTGTGGTGAAGGGGGgcaaaaaaaagaagcaggttCTGAAGTTCACTCTTGAATGCACTCACCCCGTAGAAGATGGAATCATGGATGCTGCCAATTTTGAGCAATTTTTGCAAGAAAGGATCAAAGTGAACGGAAAAGCTGAGAACCTTGGTGGAGGGATGGCGACCATTGAAAGGAGTAAGAGCAAGATCAACGTGACATCCGAGGTGCCTTTCTCCAAAAGGTATTTCAAATATCTCACCAAAACATATATGAAGAATAATTTACGTGATTGGTTGCTCCTAGTCACTAACAGCAAAGATAGCTACAAATTACGTTACTTCCAGATTAACCAGGAcaaagaggaggaagatgaggattAAATTTCATTTATCTGGAATATTTTGTATAAGTTTTTGAATAAAACttgggaaacaaaagaaaaaagaaagaacacgGGACAAGCATCAGAAAGACCTAAGTCTCTAAATCTCACATCTCCAGGCTTATTCAGCTGTTAAATGGGGGACTGTACTAGCTAATTTCTAATTGACTTACCCATTCTGAAAAACTAAAGTAAGCCCCAATTTCTGCTGAATCCTattcatttttgttcatttgcCTCCAACTTCTCTAACATGAGGGATTTATGACCCTTTGAAACAGGTGAGGAAAACCAAAGAAAGGCCAAGATGCCCAAGAAACTTATCATTTGCATGATATTAAAGTTGTAAGCCAAGCTTTTTTATAGGGATGTCTGGATGATTCACTCAGATTAGTGGTAGGCAATAAACGCCTGTACCGAAAATGCTGCATTTTCTGGCACAAAGTCACTGGTAAGCACACTGCCTAGCATATAGCAGACACTCAAAAATGCTGGTTGAATGAACAAGGAGCCAACTGACACCTGTTACTCCCTATAAAATCTTTAACTTTCTTAAGCCAAAACTCAAGAAAGATGGTTGTCACATTAAGAACTCTCCTAAATATCCTCTGAACGAACGAATCCTTCAAATTCTCAATTAtgctaaatggaaaaacataaacAACCGTTGAGAGAAATGCTGAACCAGCGGAAAAAACTTCAAAGCCAAGTTTCGACATTCCCGTAGAGCTAGATACACCCACTGACTGCTGCCAGGGTCAATTTCCCGGCCTCTTCCAGAGCTCATAAGCACCCCCAAAAAGCGCTTAGGAAAAAAAACCCAGCGCCTACTCTACTCTGGTACGCTCGACTCCTCGCACACGTAAACCTTTAAGGTGGATGTCAGTGCAGCCAGCATTGAACAGACACGAACACGGGGAGACAAAAAAAGCATCTCCCCATATTCACAAGGGTCACCACAGACAAACTCTGAAAAGACCAAATTATTCACAAATCTAAGAGAATTGACAGATCCTCTTTGAGATAAACTATTTTCCTACAGTTTCTGGAGGCAAACAAAAACTCCAAAAACAAGTCGAATGGTCCATCTCCCCACTCCTCTCCCAAGAATGTGGCTGTTTTATATATCACACCCTGGACTCCGACAAGCGAACTCCTAGACCTTCCCGGGGCCTCGGATCGCTGAGTGGCAGAGGGGCTGCCCCGCAGAGCTTTCGGTTGCTTTGGCAGAGTCCCCGTGAgacctgcctgcctgcccacaAACTCTTCTTGGagtaaaagtgaaagagaaaaaaaccccGACTCGTGCACCGTGACGGATGGTGGGGGATTTTAGCAGAGTTGAGTAGCCCAAAGAGGATTCAATTTCCCCCCGCCCTCGGCTGCCTCCTCCCGCTTTCCTGCGAAGCCGGACATGCCTCCCCGGTCCGCGCAAGCCACCCCACCACCCACATGGTGTGTCCCTCCCCGTCAGAGCACATGAACTTTAAAATGGTGCCT is a window encoding:
- the LOC101143400 gene encoding large ribosomal subunit protein eL22-like, which produces MASVKKPVVKGGKKKKQVLKFTLECTHPVEDGIMDAANFEQFLQERIKVNGKAENLGGGMATIERSKSKINVTSEVPFSKRYFKYLTKTYMKNNLRDWLLLVTNSKDSYKLRYFQINQDKEEEDED